One Chionomys nivalis chromosome 4, mChiNiv1.1, whole genome shotgun sequence genomic region harbors:
- the LOC130873629 gene encoding high mobility group protein B3-like, with the protein MAKGDPKKPKGKMSAYAFFVQTCREEHKKKNPEVPVNFAEFSKKCSERWKTMSGKEKSKFDEMAKADKVRYDREMKDYGPAKGGKKKKDPNAPKRPPSGFFLFCSEFCPKIKSTNHGISIGDVAKKLREMWNNLSDSEKQPYITKAAKLKEKYEKDVADYKSKGKFDGAKCPAKVARKKVEEEEEEEEEEEEEDEEQKEGEHEQGNQD; encoded by the coding sequence ATGGCTAAAGGTGACCCCAAGAAACCAAAGGGCAAGATGTCGGCTTATGCCTTCTTCGTCCAGACCTGCAGGGAAGAACATAAGAAGAAAAACCCCGAGGTCCCAGTCAATTTTGCGGAGTTTTCCAAGAAGTGCTCTGAGAGGTGGAAGACAATGTCCGGCAAAGAGAAATCAAAGTTTGATGAAATGGCAAAGGCAGATAAAGTACGCTATGATCGGGAAATGAAAGATTATGGACCAGCTAAAGGAGGCAAGAAGAAGAAGGACCCAAATGCCCCCAAAAGACCACCGTCTGGATTTTTCTTATTCTGCTCTGAATTCTGCCCCAAGATTAAATCTACAAATCATGGAATCTCCATTGGAGATGTGGCCAAAAAGCTGCGTGAGATGTGGAATAACTTAAGTGACAGTGAAAAGCAGCCTTACATTACCAAGGCCGCAAAGCTGaaggagaaatatgagaaggATGTTGCTGACTATAAGTCCAAAGGGAAGTTTGATGGTGCCAAGTGTCCTGCTAAAGTTGCCCGGAaaaaggtggaagaggaagaggaggaggaagaagaggaggaggaagagg